The window GAAGAGAAAAAGTTTTATGTAAAACTTTTTATAACGCCGGAGATTGCGAGATAGACTTTTAAGATTAAGTAAGAAGCTCTCGTATATCTTAAGGCATGACCCAGCAAAATTTGGAATAAGTTTAAATAGTGAAGGTTTTGCTGATATTGATGAACTATGTAAGAAAGCAAAAATAAATAAAGATGAAATTTTTGAGCTTTTAAAAAAGTGTGGTAAAAAGAGATTTGAGATAAGGGGAAATAAAATAAGGGCTCTCTATGGACATAGTTTTATAAAGATAGAGTATAAAGAGGTGGTACCGCCAGAGATTCTATATCACGGAACAAGTAGAAAAAATTTAGAGAGGATATTAAAAGAAGGGCTAAAGCCGATGAACAGAAAATATGTTCACCTATCAGTTAATAAAGAGGAGGCCCTAAGAGTTGGTAGAAGGCATGATAAAAGTCCAATTATACTTATAATTCTTTCAAAAGATGCCTATAATTCCGGAGTAAAATTCTTTAAAGCAGGTGATGTCTATTTATGCGAATTTTTAC is drawn from Candidatus Hydrothermales bacterium and contains these coding sequences:
- a CDS encoding RNA 2'-phosphotransferase → MRDRLLRLSKKLSYILRHDPAKFGISLNSEGFADIDELCKKAKINKDEIFELLKKCGKKRFEIRGNKIRALYGHSFIKIEYKEVVPPEILYHGTSRKNLERILKEGLKPMNRKYVHLSVNKEEALRVGRRHDKSPIILIILSKDAYNSGVKFFKAGDVYLCEFLPPEFIKVENSV